Proteins found in one Coleofasciculus sp. FACHB-1120 genomic segment:
- a CDS encoding MgPME-cyclase complex family protein, with translation MQNYYYVLASQRFLLEEEPFDEVLKERTRNYHEQEKEIDFWLVKQPAFLEAPEMAAIKAQCPQPAVAVISTNSQFITWLKLRLEFVLSGEFQAPSQSIPNPLASLTSVS, from the coding sequence ATGCAAAATTACTACTACGTTCTAGCTAGCCAACGCTTTTTACTCGAAGAAGAACCCTTTGATGAAGTCCTCAAAGAGCGCACCCGCAACTACCACGAACAAGAAAAAGAAATTGATTTTTGGCTAGTCAAGCAACCGGCATTTTTAGAGGCACCGGAAATGGCAGCAATTAAGGCTCAGTGCCCTCAACCTGCGGTGGCAGTCATTTCTACGAATTCCCAATTTATTACCTGGTTAAAGCTGCGGTTAGAGTTTGTGCTGAGCGGGGAATTCCAGGCACCTTCCCAAAGTATCCCGAATCCACTTGCTTCCCTCACATCTGTTTCCTGA
- a CDS encoding pyridoxine 5'-phosphate synthase → MPTLGVNIDHIATIRQARRTVEPDPVAAAVLAELAGADGITVHLREDRRHIQDRDVRLLRQTVRTHLNLEMAPTEEMVAIALDIKPDYVTLVPEKREEVTTEGGLDVSSQIDRIGEMVTKLQDAGIPVSLFIDADPGQIMAAAIIKAKFIELHTGCYAEAADEASREKELAVLAKGCEQARAAGIRINAGHGLTYWNVYPVACLEGMEELNIGHTIISRAALVGIERAVREMKQAMFGH, encoded by the coding sequence TTGCCTACACTTGGCGTCAATATCGATCACATTGCCACCATTCGGCAGGCACGACGGACAGTAGAGCCAGATCCGGTGGCAGCAGCGGTGCTGGCAGAACTTGCCGGTGCTGATGGGATCACGGTGCATCTGCGGGAAGACCGGCGGCATATTCAAGACCGAGATGTGCGATTACTGCGGCAAACGGTGCGGACTCATTTAAATTTGGAGATGGCACCCACTGAAGAAATGGTAGCGATCGCTCTCGACATCAAACCCGATTACGTCACTCTCGTGCCCGAAAAACGCGAAGAAGTGACGACAGAAGGCGGATTGGATGTTTCCAGTCAAATCGACCGAATCGGGGAAATGGTAACAAAGTTGCAAGACGCCGGAATCCCCGTCAGCTTGTTCATCGACGCCGATCCCGGTCAGATTATGGCAGCTGCGATTATTAAGGCGAAGTTCATTGAACTGCACACGGGTTGCTATGCCGAAGCAGCAGATGAAGCCAGTCGAGAGAAGGAATTAGCCGTGTTAGCCAAAGGATGCGAACAAGCGCGTGCTGCTGGCATCCGGATCAACGCCGGTCACGGTCTTACCTACTGGAACGTTTACCCTGTTGCTTGCCTTGAAGGGATGGAAGAACTCAATATTGGTCATACCATTATTAGTCGGGCAGCTCTTGTCGGAATAGAACGAGCCGTTCGAGAGATGAAACAAGCAATGTTCGGTCATTAG
- a CDS encoding CRR6 family NdhI maturation factor, giving the protein MTTTIALNSDLIQTLDLSPVQSAIEKLLQEGAIASAEQQLRFEIDYPREPEDPRELSEIPEVRLWFIRLDAQYPWIPFLLDWKAGELARYTAMLVPHQFNRTEGIEYNPEALEIFVMQKIFVLTQWMRQMRIPSTSRVKSMAKMLGYELDDAFFELIG; this is encoded by the coding sequence ATGACGACAACAATCGCGCTCAATTCTGACTTGATTCAAACTTTGGATCTATCGCCGGTGCAGTCGGCGATCGAAAAGTTGCTCCAAGAGGGAGCGATCGCATCCGCGGAACAGCAACTGCGTTTTGAGATTGACTATCCCCGCGAACCGGAAGATCCACGAGAACTCTCAGAAATCCCAGAAGTCCGTCTATGGTTTATTCGCTTAGATGCCCAATATCCCTGGATTCCTTTTCTGCTGGATTGGAAAGCCGGTGAACTCGCCCGCTATACTGCTATGCTCGTGCCACACCAGTTCAATCGTACAGAAGGGATTGAGTATAATCCCGAAGCCCTAGAGATTTTTGTGATGCAAAAAATCTTTGTCTTGACACAATGGATGAGGCAGATGAGAATCCCCAGCACCTCTCGTGTGAAGTCAATGGCTAAGATGCTGGGCTATGAGCTGGATGATGCTTTCTTTGAGCTAATCGGCTGA
- a CDS encoding LuxR C-terminal-related transcriptional regulator, producing the protein MKTKEQGEAMIPQEMLKHLVEQVDSVGSSKGLQKSEQTVDEVIFESDVDGTHYYLVRCRPKSEHGISLSPQEQRIARLVAQGLPNKCIGNQLGITHWTVATYLRRIFSKLGVTSRTAMIARLLEENLLKQ; encoded by the coding sequence ATGAAAACCAAAGAACAAGGAGAGGCAATGATCCCCCAAGAAATGCTCAAGCACCTTGTAGAACAAGTTGATTCTGTTGGCTCATCCAAAGGCCTTCAAAAATCTGAGCAGACAGTGGATGAAGTAATCTTTGAATCTGATGTTGACGGAACGCACTATTATCTGGTGCGTTGTCGCCCCAAGTCAGAACACGGGATTAGCCTCAGCCCCCAAGAACAGCGGATTGCCCGATTGGTCGCACAGGGTCTTCCCAACAAGTGCATTGGAAATCAGCTGGGCATTACCCATTGGACAGTTGCTACCTATTTACGCCGGATTTTTAGCAAGTTAGGTGTCACTTCTAGAACCGCCATGATCGCCCGCCTTCTAGAAGAAAATTTACTGAAACAATAG
- a CDS encoding Fur family transcriptional regulator, translated as MQKEAAAVKPIRSLEDALNRCQALGMRVSRQRRFILELLWQAKEHLSAREIYDRLNHQGKDIGHTSVYQNLEALSVQGIIECIERADGRLYGNISDAHSHVNCLDTNQILDVYVELPETLLKEIEQQTGVRISEYCINFYGYKLPESDSQTDNG; from the coding sequence ATGCAAAAAGAAGCGGCAGCGGTCAAGCCTATTCGCTCGTTAGAGGATGCCTTAAATCGGTGTCAAGCGCTGGGTATGCGCGTGAGCCGTCAACGCCGCTTCATTCTGGAATTGCTGTGGCAAGCGAAAGAACACCTGTCGGCGCGCGAAATTTATGACCGCTTGAATCATCAAGGCAAGGATATCGGTCATACATCGGTATATCAAAATTTAGAAGCGCTATCGGTTCAAGGCATTATTGAGTGTATTGAGCGTGCGGATGGTCGTTTGTATGGCAATATCAGCGATGCTCACAGTCACGTTAACTGCCTAGATACTAATCAAATTTTAGATGTTTATGTGGAACTGCCTGAAACCCTGCTCAAAGAAATTGAACAACAAACAGGGGTTCGGATTAGTGAATATTGCATTAACTTCTACGGGTACAAATTACCAGAATCTGACTCTCAAACAGACAACGGGTAA
- a CDS encoding pentapeptide repeat-containing protein encodes MSLSIRHWLAERNIDLATLRHPSTQIAGIAFRIVRDMELKSLTPFDISVLAEVLELPLRASWEVAGVATQLCVGLLRILSQKKPLKRNEGTWLVFQVAYLNALQGILEQESQLRRPWLSRAGVPGESEDLYGQVWDAPLVDPQLQALLKTLRPGRLTDSQAEQALSIVGGSFLVQQMNSTGIAWLIANGAEETEAKLIAQRLVHGLPGYLLAAIAENALPLAQLQKFVQLGTLSTWQDTPGAGNPDRKRAGFSTTLNFEANQNSDPNTLQFPLNLERERYRATLLQSLSEPLLAEPFALKDLYVPLKGVLLEESSSQLETKNPKSDPTTTPLAPNSLPAKPVDLMEWISTQLNDTTSIAAIESLPGTGKTSFCQILASTVAEELYPIWMPVFIRLKDATLGQTLEQTLDSAFPWGRFTDADGWLSSMHPPCLLILDGLDELPRSSQAGRHYHAFLNQLMQFQAEAMASFEGTPRHKIILTSRTTGREGEYFDLASTLIPLPHDLRRRIAIQPMEHEEFREWFKQWSKLQSKAIAQGYFAFVKERGGFSTRPVGTPGAANVLAALVRKPLMLYLLGILHRDGLLNDTIFHLTLPQAKFEIYDRICRWLLAYPDAGSGSMPFVIREGLGHAYRSNDAIAHLLQNRRPQDLRHQMQVAALTILQTGRHQAPQSAVEATFTRMATQAPKPINPRLQPSDDTLPAFFFHTRHSAIGFSHRNLGEYLCAEEIATQLQALTQPVQDTYGEFTFAIHSPVNVAQHLYQLLGYGVLSVEIEDMVIERLRRIFERNPAQFSFNVLFERLYRFYRTYCRGRWLDEGIAHQCHGQLQALHNPLKILQIDAAVGLNVFLLLSAIAKQMREAHLGHRATQLSFWPCGNPDLPSEFDAEALLTLIGRTVVLSPTAFWQRARHSLSQLQLRSACLNHALLAEANLWQTNLLAAELAGANLAGANLQQANLSWANLSGADLSGANLAGARFEGANLTGANLQRTNLTLANITHACLFQAQLDDQNHYFARKNGALFSLEEFQAYIQSLPRLKQTGSSQEKGNADSESTVFLIESAEGEPMLPEALTEDGDDETVIAETSSTPGEPLAFQEAPKVDYRYDDETAVVENPQLSN; translated from the coding sequence ATGAGCCTTAGCATTCGGCATTGGCTGGCGGAGCGCAACATTGATCTGGCGACCTTGAGGCACCCAAGCACTCAGATTGCCGGTATTGCCTTTCGCATTGTCCGGGATATGGAACTCAAGAGCCTGACACCTTTTGATATTAGTGTTTTAGCGGAAGTCTTAGAACTGCCTTTGAGAGCATCTTGGGAAGTGGCAGGTGTAGCAACCCAACTTTGCGTCGGGTTGCTGCGTATCCTGAGTCAAAAAAAGCCCCTCAAGCGCAATGAAGGAACCTGGCTAGTTTTCCAAGTTGCTTACCTGAACGCCTTACAAGGAATTTTAGAACAAGAATCTCAACTGAGAAGACCGTGGCTATCCCGTGCGGGCGTCCCAGGCGAGTCAGAAGACTTGTATGGGCAGGTGTGGGATGCACCCCTTGTCGATCCCCAGTTGCAAGCTTTACTGAAAACTTTGCGTCCCGGACGTCTCACCGATAGTCAGGCAGAACAAGCACTGAGTATCGTGGGCGGCTCTTTTCTCGTGCAGCAGATGAACAGTACCGGCATTGCCTGGTTGATCGCCAATGGTGCCGAGGAAACAGAAGCTAAGCTAATCGCCCAACGCCTGGTTCATGGACTCCCAGGATATCTACTTGCCGCGATCGCTGAAAATGCCCTGCCGCTCGCACAACTACAGAAATTTGTCCAGCTAGGGACTTTATCAACTTGGCAGGATACTCCAGGGGCGGGAAACCCGGATCGCAAGCGGGCTGGGTTCTCAACCACTTTGAATTTTGAGGCAAATCAAAACTCAGACCCGAACACGCTACAATTTCCGCTTAACCTCGAACGAGAACGCTATCGAGCCACCCTTTTACAATCTTTGAGCGAACCGTTGCTGGCAGAACCTTTTGCGCTGAAGGATTTATACGTTCCCTTGAAGGGGGTGCTGCTCGAAGAAAGCTCCAGCCAGTTAGAGACGAAAAATCCCAAGTCAGATCCGACTACAACACCGCTTGCCCCTAACTCCCTGCCGGCGAAACCCGTGGATTTAATGGAGTGGATCTCGACTCAACTGAATGATACGACAAGCATTGCGGCTATCGAGAGTCTTCCGGGCACGGGCAAGACCAGTTTTTGCCAGATACTCGCATCAACCGTTGCCGAAGAGCTTTACCCTATCTGGATGCCGGTGTTCATCCGACTCAAGGACGCTACCTTGGGGCAAACTTTGGAGCAAACGTTGGACTCTGCTTTCCCTTGGGGCAGATTTACCGATGCAGATGGTTGGCTTTCATCGATGCATCCTCCTTGCTTGTTGATTCTAGATGGCTTGGATGAATTGCCCCGCTCAAGTCAGGCAGGGCGTCATTACCATGCCTTCCTGAACCAGCTGATGCAGTTTCAGGCGGAAGCAATGGCGTCTTTTGAGGGCACGCCTCGGCACAAGATTATTCTGACTAGCCGGACAACTGGGCGCGAAGGAGAATATTTCGATCTTGCCTCGACGCTGATCCCTTTGCCCCACGATCTGCGGCGGCGGATTGCGATTCAGCCAATGGAACATGAGGAGTTCCGGGAGTGGTTCAAGCAGTGGTCGAAACTGCAATCGAAAGCGATCGCCCAAGGGTATTTTGCCTTTGTCAAAGAAAGAGGCGGCTTTTCGACTCGTCCCGTCGGCACCCCAGGCGCGGCTAACGTACTCGCTGCCCTCGTCCGCAAGCCTCTGATGCTCTATCTACTAGGCATCTTGCATCGAGATGGACTGCTCAACGACACGATTTTTCACCTGACCTTACCCCAAGCGAAGTTTGAAATTTACGACCGGATTTGCCGCTGGCTCTTGGCATACCCCGATGCTGGCAGTGGTTCTATGCCTTTTGTGATTCGGGAAGGTCTGGGTCATGCTTACCGCAGCAATGATGCGATCGCTCATCTCCTGCAAAACCGACGCCCCCAAGACCTGCGCCACCAGATGCAAGTGGCGGCACTAACCATTCTGCAAACGGGTCGTCATCAAGCCCCCCAATCCGCTGTAGAGGCGACCTTTACCAGAATGGCAACGCAGGCACCGAAACCGATAAACCCCCGTTTACAGCCGTCAGATGACACCCTGCCAGCCTTTTTCTTCCACACTCGCCACTCAGCGATCGGGTTTTCCCACCGCAACCTGGGAGAATATCTCTGCGCGGAAGAAATTGCCACTCAGCTGCAAGCCCTCACTCAGCCAGTCCAAGATACCTACGGTGAATTCACCTTTGCGATCCACTCGCCGGTCAATGTCGCCCAGCATCTTTATCAATTACTGGGTTATGGCGTGTTGTCAGTTGAAATCGAAGACATGGTGATTGAGCGACTGCGGCGGATTTTTGAGCGCAACCCCGCCCAGTTTAGCTTCAATGTTTTGTTTGAACGCCTCTATCGGTTTTATCGCACCTACTGTCGCGGTCGCTGGCTAGATGAAGGAATCGCCCACCAATGTCACGGTCAGTTGCAGGCGTTGCACAACCCGCTAAAAATCTTGCAAATCGATGCCGCCGTTGGGCTAAATGTCTTCTTGTTGCTCAGTGCGATCGCTAAGCAGATGCGCGAAGCCCATCTCGGTCATCGGGCAACGCAGCTTTCTTTCTGGCCTTGCGGCAACCCCGACCTGCCATCTGAATTTGACGCCGAAGCACTGCTGACTTTAATCGGTCGCACCGTTGTCCTCTCTCCCACCGCCTTTTGGCAGAGGGCGCGGCACAGTCTCAGTCAATTACAGCTACGCTCTGCCTGTTTAAATCATGCCCTGTTAGCAGAGGCTAACCTCTGGCAAACTAATCTGTTAGCGGCTGAGTTAGCAGGAGCAAATTTAGCAGGTGCCAACCTCCAACAAGCCAATTTATCTTGGGCGAATCTCTCCGGTGCTGACTTATCAGGAGCCAATCTTGCTGGAGCGAGGTTTGAAGGGGCAAACTTGACAGGCGCTAACCTGCAAAGAACCAATCTTACCTTAGCGAACATCACTCATGCTTGTCTGTTTCAAGCCCAGTTGGATGACCAAAACCACTACTTCGCAAGGAAAAATGGTGCCCTATTTTCCTTGGAAGAGTTTCAGGCATACATTCAAAGTTTGCCCCGTCTCAAACAAACTGGAAGCTCTCAGGAAAAAGGTAATGCAGATTCAGAATCTACAGTATTTCTGATAGAAAGTGCCGAAGGAGAACCGATGTTGCCGGAAGCACTTACGGAGGACGGAGACGATGAAACAGTGATTGCAGAAACTTCTTCTACCCCAGGAGAACCATTGGCATTCCAAGAAGCTCCTAAGGTAGATTACCGATACGATGATGAGACGGCAGTAGTAGAAAACCCTCAACTAAGCAACTAG
- a CDS encoding peptidoglycan-binding protein translates to MTAKFLNSNIKSLSILSAIASIPLLLNGMSANAAGISAPQIVPEMSEMPIDMHAEYEQPSQIQQKQAQLIHDPTGRNEGPTVPIENTAPLENTAPLENTAPAKFNPLARYSPSPAPMLKNGSQGVVVAEVQTVLKEQGLYKGGLDGVYGAQTRSAVIAFQQSRNLSPDGVVGPRTWEAMIAA, encoded by the coding sequence ATGACAGCAAAATTTTTGAACTCAAATATCAAATCCCTGAGCATTCTTTCTGCGATCGCCTCGATCCCGCTACTCTTAAACGGGATGAGTGCAAACGCTGCCGGGATTAGCGCTCCTCAGATCGTCCCTGAGATGAGTGAGATGCCAATTGATATGCACGCCGAATATGAGCAGCCAAGTCAAATTCAGCAAAAACAAGCGCAGCTGATTCACGATCCGACTGGGCGTAATGAAGGGCCAACTGTGCCGATCGAAAACACAGCACCGCTCGAAAATACAGCGCCGCTCGAAAACACAGCGCCTGCAAAATTTAATCCCCTTGCCCGCTATTCTCCCTCACCTGCTCCCATGCTCAAAAATGGTAGTCAAGGGGTAGTGGTAGCAGAAGTTCAGACAGTATTAAAAGAACAAGGACTCTATAAAGGCGGACTAGATGGCGTGTATGGGGCGCAAACGCGCTCAGCCGTCATCGCCTTCCAGCAGTCGAGAAACTTAAGCCCGGATGGGGTTGTTGGCCCTCGGACTTGGGAAGCGATGATCGCCGCTTAA
- a CDS encoding DUF3685 domain-containing protein yields MSDRVADSLGTSRPFKLMLIDDDPIFRLGLSTALASFPELQVISQADSAATALEILAAGVGTDNAPNLVILELNLGRSNSSLGGSIGLQLCQEIKTQFPKLPIFLLSQRLTPPELTAARTLGVEGYCPKGTDLSVLVPALRQVASGEVYWSELVQTQNYAPVEASDVIEQSRSSLLLQMRQSGLRQIDTAIAQVTNQVQNPNLSTLDWFILTGRQRELRTARWLVNQLLPVAVTGTDFTQNFGENPNDFLNAPVSGSRDRRRGAPLPTPEPRRRNNPSLDSALTTQSSALSESSLLSPLLDATLNKLQFGLKNLTGSPLEIDILLEDKKRELLYLILRKFEEVLEELRLSQLQPEAIALKHSMILRDLWQASTTDFFGKYYTIQVGNLEVDIVNTLLQDETIIQQSFLDKIPLVADIINYLLFQTPLIIDNVSYSFGTPEARVRAEAILENLLIQIANSVVQPLLNYFADVEVIKQIFYDRRLMSSREIARFRNNLSWKYRLERYVGEPTAIFESRYLLLALGGIGIKKISIYAPRTHELQQLRGAQLACTLALETRDAIAPRLRSTVAFLGGGVVYVLTQVIGRGIGLIGRGIIQGIGTTLQETRFGKNSERQK; encoded by the coding sequence ATGAGCGATCGCGTAGCGGATTCCCTAGGGACTTCTCGCCCCTTCAAGTTGATGCTAATCGATGATGACCCGATTTTTCGGTTGGGTCTTAGCACTGCATTGGCGTCGTTTCCGGAGCTGCAAGTCATTTCCCAGGCGGATAGCGCGGCTACTGCTTTGGAGATTTTGGCAGCCGGGGTGGGGACAGACAACGCTCCAAACCTGGTGATATTAGAACTAAACTTAGGTCGCTCTAACTCGTCTTTGGGGGGATCGATCGGGTTGCAACTGTGCCAGGAAATCAAGACGCAATTCCCTAAATTACCGATATTCCTTCTCAGCCAACGACTCACGCCACCGGAACTGACAGCAGCAAGGACGCTGGGTGTCGAGGGTTATTGCCCCAAAGGCACCGACCTCTCAGTTCTGGTTCCAGCGCTTCGTCAGGTCGCCTCTGGGGAAGTTTATTGGTCAGAACTCGTACAGACACAAAATTACGCGCCTGTAGAAGCCTCAGATGTCATAGAGCAAAGTCGTTCATCCTTGCTCTTGCAAATGCGTCAATCTGGACTGCGGCAAATTGATACCGCGATCGCCCAGGTGACAAACCAAGTCCAAAACCCCAATCTTTCGACACTAGACTGGTTCATCCTAACGGGACGGCAACGAGAATTGCGGACAGCCCGGTGGCTGGTGAATCAGCTGTTACCCGTGGCGGTGACAGGGACAGATTTTACCCAAAACTTTGGGGAAAACCCCAACGACTTCCTCAACGCACCCGTATCAGGAAGTCGCGATCGCCGCAGGGGTGCCCCTCTCCCCACTCCGGAGCCGAGGCGCAGGAATAATCCCTCTTTAGACTCAGCACTCACTACTCAGTCCTCAGCGCTTTCTGAATCCTCGCTCCTCAGCCCCCTGCTTGACGCTACTTTAAATAAACTCCAATTCGGACTCAAGAATCTGACAGGCTCTCCGTTGGAAATTGATATTCTGCTGGAGGACAAGAAACGGGAATTGCTTTATCTGATTTTGCGTAAATTCGAGGAAGTCTTGGAGGAATTGCGGCTTTCCCAACTACAGCCGGAAGCGATCGCTCTGAAGCACTCAATGATTCTGCGGGATTTGTGGCAAGCATCTACTACTGATTTTTTTGGCAAATATTACACGATTCAAGTCGGCAACCTTGAAGTAGATATTGTCAATACCCTGTTACAGGATGAAACAATTATTCAACAATCTTTTCTAGATAAAATTCCTCTCGTTGCCGACATCATTAACTATCTGCTTTTTCAAACTCCTCTGATAATTGACAATGTTTCCTACTCTTTTGGGACACCGGAAGCACGGGTTCGAGCAGAAGCGATCTTGGAGAATTTATTAATTCAAATTGCCAATAGTGTTGTGCAACCCCTGCTGAACTACTTTGCAGATGTGGAAGTCATTAAACAGATTTTTTACGATAGACGTTTGATGTCATCGCGGGAAATTGCCCGATTTCGGAACAATCTATCGTGGAAATATCGTTTAGAAAGATATGTGGGTGAACCAACCGCAATTTTTGAAAGCCGATATCTTCTGCTGGCGCTGGGTGGCATCGGAATCAAAAAAATCTCTATCTATGCCCCCCGCACTCATGAATTACAACAACTGAGGGGTGCCCAACTCGCTTGTACCCTAGCCTTAGAAACCAGGGATGCGATCGCGCCGCGTCTGCGCTCAACCGTTGCCTTCCTGGGTGGCGGTGTTGTTTACGTCCTCACTCAAGTGATTGGGAGAGGCATTGGTTTAATTGGACGCGGGATTATTCAAGGCATTGGCACGACGTTGCAAGAAACTCGGTTTGGCAAAAATAGCGAACGCCAGAAATGA